One genomic window of Macadamia integrifolia cultivar HAES 741 unplaced genomic scaffold, SCU_Mint_v3 scaffold1257, whole genome shotgun sequence includes the following:
- the LOC122063233 gene encoding multiple organellar RNA editing factor 5, chloroplastic/mitochondrial-like, with translation MAAAISPAIISSRCTQPTLFHSKLFLRSSSVVHGLSLSAGSSVLHSHAIKVVAPRWGTNQLKPIQCKVKPPARGRHFRIIMDKPGGESTTKLQIYEYYIQILANAVGSKEEAKKCICSISYDRPYGFECEIDEETSRRLKDLPGVQVLRM, from the exons ATGGCAGCAGCCATATCTCCAGCCATCATCTCCTCTCGCTGCACTCAACCAACTCTCTTCCACTCCAAACTTTTCCTTCGTTCTTCCTCTGTAGTTCATGGTCTTTCCCTCTCTGCAGGCTCTTCTGTCCTGCACTCGCATGCAATCAAAGTGGTTGCACCGCGGTGGGGTACCAACCAATTGAAACCCATTCAATGCAAGGTGAAACCGCCCGCCCGCGGCCGGCACTTTCGCATCATTATGGATAAGCCTGGTGGAGAGAGTACTACTAAGTTGCAGATCTATGAATATTACATTCAAATTCTAGCAAATGCTGTTGGAAG TAAAGAGGAAGCAAAAAAATGTATTTGCAGTATTTCATATGACAGGCCTTATGGGTTCGAATGTGAAATTGATGAGGAAACCTCAAGAAGGCTTAAAG ATCTGCCTGGTGTTCAAGTCCTCCGAATGTAG